The Spinacia oleracea cultivar Varoflay chromosome 2, BTI_SOV_V1, whole genome shotgun sequence DNA segment TTGGTGGTGTTAccgggttgggttgggaaatTGGGTGGGAATTTTgtgggttgggttgggaaatTGGGTGAAAATAAGAATGTTCAAGTAGTGTCATTTCAGAAACCAATTGTGAAGATTCGGGTGTCGGATTTGTTAGTCGCCACAAGTGGTTTTAGTGAtggctgttgttgttgctgttggtgGGATTgtaattgttgttgttgctgctgcaatTGTAATTGATGTTGCTGAGATTATAATTGTTGCTGCCTTAATTGTGTATCTAACATTGACCACCAAAATTCATTTGCCCATATAAGGCAGCTTGTGCTTGTTGTCTTAacaattgttgttgttgctatTGTTGCGGATTCCCTTGTtgcaattgttgttgttggtgtttCTGCTGTTGCACTTGCGATTGTTGTATCTGATTCACTCTCGACAAAGAGGCAGATCGATGTGTTGAGCCATGGTTTAAACACCAGAATATATGCTCGAATGTGGTACTACTTGATGATGATTTGGAAGTTAGAATCACTGAACTTGAGTAGGTTAGGCTCATGGGTATACGGAATTCAAATGGTAGCTCTGTTGCTAATATTGACACCTATACAACCCTCATTGATGGGCAGGGAATTTTGATAGAGCATATAGTTTGATGGATTTAATGATGAAAGAAGGTTGTTGACTCCTAATATTTATACCTACAATGCGATTATAAGTGGCCTCTGCAAGAAGGCCGTGAAGATTTGAGGAAGCTTATGAACTGCTTGAGGAGGGTAATGAACAAGGTCTGCAAGCAGATAAAATCACTTACGCGAATTCTCATATCTGCTTTGTCAAAGCGCAGTGATATTAAAGAAGCATTGGCACGGCTTTGTAAGATGATCGACTAAAGCGATTCATAATCATTTTATCAAACCAAGCCACCTCCTCTTAatttgttgtatttttttgCTGTCTTCTTGGAGCTTCTCAAGTGGAGTACGTAATTGGGTTTTCAAATTCTTGTATAATACAAAATTTAAAAGCAATTTAGGTATTTGAtgcaaataagtttaaaagtaggtgtatattgtgcttaaagtttataaataggtgcatttggtgaattataaacatgacttaacggaggactaacggaaagtcataataggggtatttggtgaacagttggaaaaaaataggggtatactatgtattttgaaacacgcaggggtatttggtgaatttcgtgaaacctcaggggtatttcatgaaaaaaccgaaaaaaaaattcaatttattacgtgaaaaaatttaaaatttgttttttatcatctgaaaaaagaaaaaataaatgaaaatgtcaTGTGAGTGGCCACACAATAACGGTAATAATTCTGATATGTTATAAGAATGAAAGAAGAACAGAGAAGGAGAAATGAAAAATTCCTAAAGAGTGCATAGTGAGAACTGTGCACGTGTTtttagtttgttcttttaacagaatattataaatggaacaaatgaaaagaccAAAAGATCAAATagagagactaaaagaacaaatcaagTACCTTGACCCACAACTACATATGATTCCGAATCATCATTAACATCAATTTTGTTTtgaattatcaagcacattattcataatatctgaaaaattaataagttaacatgtataataacaagaaaaagaacacaatcaaaagaacaaaggataaaGAAAATAGTacgaaaaataacacaataaaataaaaagaacaaattatgaaacgcaaatggaattgaaaataataagaaaaagaacacaataaaatataaaaacaaattatgaaatgcaaatggtctatttttctactataataTGAGCATATGCTAtattatagtagaaaaatatgAGCATATGCTATTCAATTACatgaaactgttcttttcttgaaaaaaaaatgtaattacATAATCAAATTCTTCGAAATAAATGAAAGCGATAAAAAAATCGTGCAAggataaatataaaataatacgGAAAGTAACTCAATAAGATAAAAAGAACAAAGTATGAAACGCAAATGaaactgaaaataataagacaaaaaaaatttaaaaaaataaaagaacaaattatgaaacgcaagtggtctatttttctactataatgaaattgttcttttAATATGAACATACGTTCTTTAAATACGTGAAACTATTCTTTTCTGGGAAACAAGCGTAATTACATAatcaaactattcaaaatcaacgTCTTATTACATAATCAGATCCATTAAATGCATCAAAACACgtttattacaaaatcaaattcatcaaaatagtcaaaatcatcaaaaacccgattattacaaaatcaaaatcatcaaaaacataCAATTTATcattacaaaattgaaaaattacgtcccaaaatctgattatcagctgcagaattcagatttgaataagAGAATCAATTGAATTTAatgttgaagcagaaaaatcaacgaatATTTGCAAACTAtttattactttctctctctaaaaaccaTTTTAGAATACCTAGTttgtactttctctctcctcttcatagcttaaattcaaaacataaaatcCAAAAGAATATACTTGCAAGAAGGAcaacgaatcaaataaaaacgcgaAAAATAGATATGAAAAATAGAGCCTTTAATATTCTTTTGTTCAAGGGAATTGCTCCTTTGTTCAAGagagttattctttttttttgttcttgcgATTTATTGAAACACACACGTTTTGTGTATTTTTATGTCTTTTTATTTCCGATGCTCATCGTGCACACACCTACACCATCCTATTTGCGAGAGGTCAGACCATCACTGTCACCTTAGAGTTGGCAATTaattttaacaattaatttggcattggagttgctcttgcAATGTTGTTGCAAACTCTTTAACAGCTCATCATTTTTTGTagtgtttttgttttgtttgttttgtactATAACAGTGCTCCAACCTCTAGTGCAAGCCTTAGAGGTTTGAATCGTTGTTGCAAACTTCTACGCAGGTTTGTCATTTTCTTTTGTAGTAATTATGTTTCGCAATACTCCAATCAAGATTTAGTCCGAGCTTGACTCTGTTGCAGATTGTTACAGTGTAACTTTCCATTTACCAATTGCCATTCTAACACTGTTTTGTTCTGCTGACTCTGTGTAGTTGCTTGATAACTTGATATTGATGGTGAGATGAACGAATTTAAAATACAGCAGCGTTCAGGAAAAGAACCCTGCAACCTTACTGCCACAATTTCTCATGGTGCCTATACAATATTTGCTACATCGCTTTTCCCCTCGTCAGTTTCTTGTGAGGTCTGATCTAACTTGTCACCCTGTGAAGTGTTGCTGCCCGTGGAGTTCTCCACAATGTAGCTCACCAAGGCGCCAGTCTTGGCAGCCTCCACGTACAAAACTTTGACCAAATTCTGGAATCTTCGTCTGAAAGTTGGCATTCTGGTCATGGACCCCACAATACCCTGCAGTCTGAACGACAACAAACTTGTGTTTTGAAACTACTGGAAGTTGGAAGCAAAATCACAGTATTACTTGTATCCATATAATTATTATGTTGCACAAACAGTGATTTCATACCTTCTGATGACAGATTGAAGCTGCGCTCTTCTGACATTATCTTGAGATGGAAAACCGATATCATCCCAATCCTCTGGTGTCTCATTCTTGCATTGCATGATTGCCTGTCGCAAGCAGGCCTCTTCATTGTCTTCCAAATTCAGTTTTCTGATCTGCTCTTTCATGACCAACAAAGGTTCTATTAGCCACTGAAACATTTTATCTCCCGGCCAATTGGTAATCGTCAAATCTGCCTCATCAGCTGGAAACAGATTAGCACAAGGATTAAGGCACAAACATGAGAATAGCACTACATCTACAGGATGTCAGAAACATACAGACGACTAAACCAGGCGCATCTGACTTAGCAGAGGCAAGCAAACATTTCAAAATGCACCATGCAGGGAGTGCAGTGCCCAACTTCTTGCAGTCCCCCTTGACAACACACTCTTCTATGTCTTTCACATTTATCAGACCATCATTAAGAAATTCCATTCCATTCACCTCACATGATTTGAAGAGCCAGTCCAATACCTGTaacattttcaacaacaaaatgCACTGAGCTACATAGTATCTAGATTGAAAGACAAACTTAATGGACTTGGAAACTGAATGTGGATCATACAAATCATGTTACCTTAAAAGGCTTATAATGTTGAATTGCGGCTTTTAATGTCCTCGAGCGTTGTGATACcagctttgaatcacttaaccCTTCTTTCCCATCCTTTCCAAGACTATTTTCAGCGTCATGTGAGCTTCTCCTCTGTATGCTATCTGGAGGAACATTCTTACGATATCTTGGCCTGGCTGTCCAAATAATTGCGCGCTAGGATCATGAAACTACAATTGAAATCTGTGTTTTTATAATTGAATAGGTGTAACTGTTGAAGTTCAATAAGATACCTGGGCAGGCATGATCCCGGTTCCAAATAAAGTAAATCATTGGCATACTCGTCGAACAGGGAGACAGCAGCTACAACAAATGCTATTCCCATTCTCATTGATTTTTCCTGTCATCATTTTATTGATGCTTTACGTTATCTCATAGGTTATTCGAAGACCTTATTAACAAAAAGTATAACAAATGCTATTCCCATTCTCATTGATTTTTCCTGTGATCATTTTATTGATACTTTATGTCATCTCATAGGTTATTCGAAGACCTTATTAACAAAATGtatatatagatatatatatatatatatagatatatatatatatatatatatatatatatatatatatatatatatatatatatattagatacaTAACGAAAAAGATCCTTGCATATGGCTTATGTGATGCAGAATATCTGATGCGGAGTAGAGTTAAGTGTAGGTACCTGATGAACAACAACACCGGCATAGAGTCCAAGAAAAAAACTAGAGAGAAATGCAGCAACAACTGATGCTATCACGGCAAGAGGCCAAAGGATAATAGCAAGAGCACCAAATGGGACACATACTGACTCGAGAAAGGGTCCTTCTCTTCCAAGGAAATCTTCTAATAGCCTTTTCCATCCAGTAAAAAGCATGTATGGGCTCTTCCAAAGAGCAAGGACTGTTATTGAAGGTACATCCATCAACAAACCGACTAAGCTGACTAAAAAACAACCCGGCAACCTTGATAGCCTAATAAGAAACAGTGGAGTACATAAAATAGGTGTACCGAACTTCCTAAAACACTTCCGGCATTGAAAAGCACAcatatttttgggaaaaaaaCACGACATTTTGCTTACTGTATTTCTACAGGCTCCTCATCAGCAGGAGTTCTCATGATGAGCTCATCCATGTAGGAAAAGTAAGAGTGGAAACAAAAATCAGTGAAGTCCCTCACCACCGTGCAGCTCCCCTGAATCGTTGCCCAACAACCATCCTGAGACAACAGATTATGAACGTAAAGAAACCCATTAGTAAAGAATGATACTCCATACAATGCTGCAGTGGATTAAGTAAAGGAATTTTTgtcagaaaggaccttttaaaatcaaaaaattgtgacaaaggaccttttaaaaaaaaagttgtgaggtAGGACCTAAATCAgaatttttgttgtgaatagggACCAAGACCCCTTTTCCGGTAGTCAAACCACATTCTCCGGCGTTGACCAGCGCGTGCGTCGCACGTGCGCCCATAAAAACGACTTATTAATTATTTTCCCCCTAATTACCTATACAAAACCTTAAAAAAaactctcttctctctcctcgttGCTTCTTCTTCCTCGACATTACCTGCACTTTGCTTCTGGAAAAAGAAAATTCGGTACTTCctaaacaaaattcaaaatactcCATTCCCATACTTCAACTCCCATACTCAACTAAAAAATCCGACCACCTTGCACTAATGCCTAAAGCCATCTGCAACCCTGCTAGACCGTGTAACTCAAACAAACGCAACCACCAACACCACCGGCCTGAAGAGGATTAACACTCGAGTTGCCGTCGTTGCCGCCTCCGAAGGGCCCAACAACCCTCTAGTATGGTCTAAAACCAACCAATTACGGTCTGAAAATAAATTTAGCTTATGAACCCTAATTTTGAAAGTTACGAAATTGGAGAAATTGGACCAAAACAATTAGGGATTTTACTCTTACCCGGTACGAATTGCAACGAAAATCAAGGGGAAgcaatgaattttattttccaTAAGCAATATGCAATGGAttgatgaagaagatgaagaagctaTGAGAAGGTAATGTGGAGGAACAGAGCaacgaaggagagagaaaaggggatttttaattttagattttcggTAGGCATGCAAGGGGGAATTGGAGGggaaaattttagatttttaattttaaaaaaatcgtTTTTATGGGGCACGTGCCACGCACGTGCTGGTCAACGCCGGAGAATATGGTTTGACTACCGGAAAATGGTTCTTGGTccctattcacaacaaaaattcTGATTTAGGTCCTacctcacaactttttttttaaaaggtcctttgtcacaattttttgattataaaaggtcctttctgacAAAAATTCCTTAAGTAAATTCTAGACCAGAAGAATATTGTTTGAGAACGTCCATTATGACTGTCACCAATCACCATCATTGGGTTGTTTACTTgcgaataatactgttaaatgAAAAAAGAGGAACGTTCAATTAACTTTTCTTCCTCTCTCTTATGCAACGTAACGGAAGGGAAAAATGATCATAATGCAGCTGTAAGCCTGTAACGCATTTTTAGTAAAGTATATTCAGGCATAAGTAAGCCTTGCTGAAATGGCATGGGCATTTTGAAATATAAAAGCAACcaactacggagtactataGAGACGACTGAGATAGATGAAGTATCTTACAAATATGCAATGGTAGAATTTGTCAGTGACATTTTCTCCAACAGCTTCAAAAGTTGCAAGTACTGGAGAAAAAAACCCAAATCCAGTGCCGCCTAGAAAGCTCCCGAAAATACCAGCAACAGGCCAAAGAATAAGAGGCAATGGCAAGGAAAGAAGCATCGCAATCTTCAGAGTGATTCCTAGCTTCTTTGTTCTGGTAATCAAAGGCCAATTAAACAGCATATTCAGAAGTCATGAATTGTTTTGTGAGAAAGGTAAAAAAGGAGAAGAAAACATACCTGACAACACAGTAGCAAGTCCAAAAAAAATGAGCTGGCCAAAGTCCAATAATTACTGAAGAATTACCAAAACCAATTATGCCTGCTGCAATCGGACTGATGAACAAAGCTGCGACATGCAATCCAGGAAAAGCAGTTTATGTAAAATTTGATAATCCACACATTCTCTCACAGTTCAGCTTCAGCGTGACTGTTACGTCGTATTAGTTTAGAAACTACGGAGTACTACAAAGTTCAAACAAACATAAGCACACTGCAAAGTGCAAACACAGTTTCTAACAAGGGTTTGCCTGAGGAGCTTGCATCATATACTTAGCCTAATCGTAAGTGATCAAATTTATATATACAGAAAGCCGTGCCACACCTATTATGCATGTATTGTCCCGTTCACATCTCGTTTATCACCAAGCACGAACACGACACGTACACAGTTTGCTATTTGCTAATGGCCTTCCTGCCATGTATTTTCCTTGTTAGTCATCCCACCTTATGAATGAATTACCCTGACAATGCATTACTTAATAATCTATCAACTATATGTACCTAGGCGCCTAGGCGGGAAACAAGTCCATAATAAAGTGATGATATAATACTTCCATTACTAATAACAACGAATTGTATTGAGACAAATCACTGAAGAATTTTGCATGTAATCCTCTCAAACTATCAGCATTTGCGGAATATGTCACTTTTACTTTATGTAACTtataggcaaatttgtcaaaattaaCCTTTTATTGACCAAATTTTACGGAAAAGGaacttatatatataattttgttTAAATCACACCTTAAATATTACTTTTTTTCGAGAGACAACCAAAAGAAAGTTTTTAGCATTTCTGAGTtttttcggccattgacttgcacgtgagtaGCACGTGTGGCTTCACATTACATGTTAACTTGTAAAAATATGTTTAGTGGAAACGAAACAACTTCCATTACCAAAATAAATATCACTTTAATGCGTTTTGTTAAAAATATTGCAAAATGAAGCCACACATGCAAGTCACTTGCACGggaaagctcagtcaatgccgaaaaCTTCCTTTAGATTATCTTGCGCAAAAAAGATTTACAAGTAtaatttcaccaaaaaaaaaaaaagttatataaGATCCTTTCTCGTaaaatttgggtaaaatttgggttataaaaaatCACTATGATAAATTTGCCTAATTTATATTGTCTTCGTGCCTCCTGCAACCAGGGAAAAATAAAagtttaattttttctttttttggtgttagcatccGGATCACCCTCAGGGTTAATCCGGAtttggggcgagttctgggtggataagTTTCAgttccctcccaattgttgttgtagGGATCGAATACAGGTTCCCCTACCaaattcagccccaatcaccactgaactaaaaaaaaattggtaaaATAAAAGTTTAATGACACCAAATGGCTAATGAAGGCCTTCTACCTCCAAGGACCTTATAGTCCCGACATAATTCGGCGATGTTCAATGACATTAGTTACGAATTGTCCTAATAATGCGGAGTACTTCGTAATTACGGTACATCATCTGTCAAGTCACAAGTGTCATTGTGTCAACCTCATTTGTTAAAACTAACTTTCAATCAAATGTGACCTAGCTACTCCGTATCGTTTTATTTACGGATGGGTATATTAAATTGTTCTAAAAATTAACTGTTACATACTCTTTCAACCTCAAAATTTGGCAACCATTTTCTAAATTAAATGTCCAAAAactatggtttaacctttttttttttgtgcgaatCCACGTGGTTTAACCTAATCTACCTTGGAATTGAATTATTCTTTCTGTAATATGGTTTAAGAAATGCAAGCCCTTAACCTAACgaattacaaaaataaattgCAAGAAATGAAATTTGATTTCtcaaatgaaagaaaaaggaaTTTAAATAAACAAGAATATATTAAAATTTTACCTTTGAGGATACCCAAAATAAGGAGCAAAATGAAGAAGGGTAAAAATTTGATGAAGCTCCAAAGCTTTGCAATAAATCCCACTGGAACTTTCATAGTTTATTTTTGCACAATAACTTACCAAGTCTTTtacattatttattttgatgtCGTTTATGGAATAAgagtaattgttttttttttttttttttttttttaatatttggtGCATAGAAGGAGTAGCACTAAGCATGATGAGAAGGTGCCACATGTCATTAGCATCAACTTAGGAGTTGGGTTAATGCATGAGCTGTGTCGTTTAATCTCATGTCGGCGTATCCAAATTTATGGACTCATTCCCAACTTTAAGAACTAGTAGCTAGCTACCCT contains these protein-coding regions:
- the LOC110794080 gene encoding uncharacterized membrane protein At3g27390 isoform X1; translated protein: MKVPVGFIAKLWSFIKFLPFFILLLILGILKALFISPIAAGIIGFGNSSVIIGLWPAHFFWTCYCVVRTKKLGITLKIAMLLSLPLPLILWPVAGIFGSFLGGTGFGFFSPVLATFEAVGENVTDKFYHCIFDGCWATIQGSCTVVRDFTDFCFHSYFSYMDELIMRTPADEEPVEIQLSRLPGCFLVSLVGLLMDVPSITVLALWKSPYMLFTGWKRLLEDFLGREGPFLESVCVPFGALAIILWPLAVIASVVAAFLSSFFLGLYAGVVVHQEKSMRMGIAFVVAAVSLFDEYANDLLYLEPGSCLPRPRYRKNVPPDSIQRRSSHDAENSLGKDGKEGLSDSKLVSQRSRTLKAAIQHYKPFKVLDWLFKSCEVNGMEFLNDGLINVKDIEECVVKGDCKKLGTALPAWCILKCLLASAKSDAPGLVVSDEADLTITNWPGDKMFQWLIEPLLVMKEQIRKLNLEDNEEACLRQAIMQCKNETPEDWDDIGFPSQDNVRRAQLQSVIRRLQGIVGSMTRMPTFRRRFQNLVKVLYVEAAKTGALVSYIVENSTGSNTSQGDKLDQTSQETDEGKSDVANIV
- the LOC110794080 gene encoding uncharacterized membrane protein At3g27390 isoform X2; protein product: MKVPVGFIAKLWSFIKFLPFFILLLILGILKALFISPIAAGIIGFGNSSVIIGLWPAHFFWTCYCVVRTKKLGITLKIAMLLSLPLPLILWPVAGIFGSFLGGTGFGFFSPVLATFEAVGENVTDKFYHCIFDGCWATIQGSCTVVRDFTDFCFHSYFSYMDELIMRTPADEEPVEIQLSRLPGCFLVSLVGLLMDVPSITVLALWKSPYMLFTGWKRLLEDFLGREGPFLESVCVPFGALAIILWPLAVIASVVAAFLSSFFLGLYAGVVVHQEKSMRMGIAFVVAAVSLFDEYANDLLYLEPGSCLPRPRYRKNVPPDSIQRRSSHDAENSLGKDGKEGLSDSKLVSQRSRTLKAAIQHYKPFKVLDWLFKSCEVNGMEFLNDGLINVKDIEECVVKGDCKKLGTALPAWCILKCLLASAKSDAPGLVVYLTITNWPGDKMFQWLIEPLLVMKEQIRKLNLEDNEEACLRQAIMQCKNETPEDWDDIGFPSQDNVRRAQLQSVIRRLQGIVGSMTRMPTFRRRFQNLVKVLYVEAAKTGALVSYIVENSTGSNTSQGDKLDQTSQETDEGKSDVANIV
- the LOC110794080 gene encoding uncharacterized membrane protein At3g27390 isoform X3 — protein: MLLSLPLPLILWPVAGIFGSFLGGTGFGFFSPVLATFEAVGENVTDKFYHCIFDGCWATIQGSCTVVRDFTDFCFHSYFSYMDELIMRTPADEEPVEIQLSRLPGCFLVSLVGLLMDVPSITVLALWKSPYMLFTGWKRLLEDFLGREGPFLESVCVPFGALAIILWPLAVIASVVAAFLSSFFLGLYAGVVVHQEKSMRMGIAFVVAAVSLFDEYANDLLYLEPGSCLPRPRYRKNVPPDSIQRRSSHDAENSLGKDGKEGLSDSKLVSQRSRTLKAAIQHYKPFKVLDWLFKSCEVNGMEFLNDGLINVKDIEECVVKGDCKKLGTALPAWCILKCLLASAKSDAPGLVVSDEADLTITNWPGDKMFQWLIEPLLVMKEQIRKLNLEDNEEACLRQAIMQCKNETPEDWDDIGFPSQDNVRRAQLQSVIRRLQGIVGSMTRMPTFRRRFQNLVKVLYVEAAKTGALVSYIVENSTGSNTSQGDKLDQTSQETDEGKSDVANIV